DNA sequence from the Haladaptatus sp. R4 genome:
GTTTGCCGCGCAGTTGGGTGAGCGGGCCACCTGGCAGCAGTCGGATCATGCCGAACGTGAGCGTCACGACCAGCCACAGTGTGAAGATCGCTCGTCCCGTCCGTTTCAAATAATAGTTGACCATATTACAAACTTATCACTATTGTGTACTTCTCACGCCAAATTCGAATGTTCGGTCCCGTTCGTTCGCTCGAATCCGGAGCAAAGACTCCTCGAACCGAGGTCGAGACCACATCCAGTGGGTGTGACCCCTCCCGTGGTATCTTCCGGCATACGAATGCGCCGATATTTAAATACGTCACTGCTGCCTATGGATTTGTCTCTCATACCCAATGCAAATTGGACATCGATCGTAAATAAATGTTTGCACAGATTTTCGTTCCGCCGGAGTGCCGTAGTGAAATACCGAGTCCCCGTCCGAAGAGACACGGTGGGGGACTCACCTGCCGTTGGACTACTACGGCTTGTAGTTGTTCTTGCCGAACCGGACCGCCCACGACTCGGGCCATTTGACCTGCTCGATATCGGAGCCGTCTTCGGGGACCTCCCAGTGGTCGCGTGAGAGGAACGACTGGTCCTGTTTCTCCGCGACGGCGAGGATGGGGAGGTCCTGATTCGTCACCCACGCCAGATCGAGGATGATCTCGTTGATCTTCTTCTCGTCCGTCGCCTGTGAGAGTTCCTGCAAGCGCTTTGCTGGGTTGATAGTCATCTTGCCCGAACCGGTTCGTGACGGGACCTTCGCGTCGGCGTGTTTCCCGCCACGACTCTGGTTCGCTGGCGGGTAGTTGTACGTGTACCCGCTGTTCTCCAGCAACTGGTACCGGAGCGAGAAGTACGGGAACGACGCTTGCGCGCCGCCCGGAAGCCACGACCCGGACGCGAGGACGAAGTCCCCGTTCGCCCAAACCTGTCCCGAAAGCGTCCCGTAGCTACGGGAATCGACCGACGATTTGAAACCGAAGCTCTTCAACTGGTCGACGATGGTTTGGGCCGCGGTCACCCAGTCCGTCCAGTCGGATGGCACCTGAACGGGGAGGTTGACGACGTCACCGTCGCTGTCGTGCCACTTGCCGCCCTGTTTCTTGTAGCCCGCCTTCTTCAGCACTTTGGCGGCCTTATCCGTCTCGGAACTCGCCTGGCCGTAGGTTTCGAATTTGCTGGCCGAATCCCCGAGGATGCGCTCCTGGTCGCCCGACGGAATCCCGATCGAGTATTTCGGTGCCTGTTTCGATTCCGGTGCGGCGTTTTTCACGACCGCATCGCGGTTGATGACGTACGCGATGGCCTGTCGAACGGCGCGGTCTCCGGTGTGCTTGTGGTCCATCTGGGGGACCAACCCGTAGCCCCAGTTCGCCGGGGTTTTGACCTGTTGCCAGTTCTTCGGGAGTTGGTTGACGATTCGCGGCGGCGTGAACATGCTGTACACCGAGTCGAGTTGGTTGGCGATCATCGACTGGTGAGCCTGCTCGTTCCCGTTGATGTACCGGAAGGCGTAGGTTTTGAAGTTGATGTTCTTCGAGTCGGGGTGGTCGTCCCGCCGTGTGAGCACCAGTTCCTGCGTCGTCGCCTGCTTGAACTCGAAGGGACCGCTCGCAATCGGTTCTTTCCACGCGAAGTCCTGGAGGGCTCGCGTTCCGTCCTTCTCGTTCTTCTCGATCTTATCCACGTACTTGCCGAACACGCTTTTCGGCTGCCGAATCTGGTTGTCGGAGAGGACTTGGAATTTGACGATGGATTTGTTGACTTGGTTTTCGAGGTGCATGACGACGGTCTTGTCGTCCTTTGCCTCGACCGATTTCGTGTAATCCCCGTACCCGGAACCGGTGTACATCCCGAGTTTCAGTTGGGTAACGATGTCGTCGGCGGTCACGTCGTCGCCGTTCGCCCACGTGAGGCCGTCGCGGAGGGTGAGTTTGAACGTGTTGTCACCGAACTCCCAATCGGTGATGCCGTAGGGGACGAGTTTGCTTTTCGCGTAATTGTACTTCGCGAACGCATCGAAGAGGTAGTAGTGTGAGATTTGTGCGGCGCTCGACGGGTTGCTGATGTTCCACTGGATGTTCTGTGGCACTTGATTTGCCATATCCACGTGTTTCACATCGTGGACGTTCTTGTTGCCAGAATCACCCTTCGAGGAGCCATCATCGGAATTACCAGTGCAGCCCGCAAGTGCAGTCGCACCTACCATCCCGGTGAGACCGACAAATTGCCGACGATTAATCATGTTTTGGAGACCTCTGTCATTGTCCATCATTATACTACTATCAATGATAGAATCCTCTTGATAATAAAATATGTGGTTTGAATACTCTATACTCATTATTCGACGAATCAATGGACATATGGCCACTTCGAAACTAAATTTGTTTTTAATACAGTCGAATCTTGATGGATTCCCGGGAAACAACTGGATTCGGTCGTCATACAAATCCGATCCTGTAGAACGTGAGACGAAGTCCGAATTCGTTTTTCACGTACGAAGACATATGAAAATATCTCCTCAAACAGTGAGAAAATTTATTCGTGGGGACTGCGCGTCTATTGGACATGGACGATGACAGGCTCCGGGAAGCCCTTGAGGAAGCGGAGTTGACGGCGTATCAGTCGGATGCGTACGTCACGTTACTCGAACAGGGGATGGCATCCGCCGTGGAGGTGGCACATCAGTGCTCGGTCCCGGTATCCCAAATCTACGACGTGTTGCGGGCGCTAGAACAGAAGGGGTACATCGAGACCCTCGAACAGGACACGCTCCACGCTCGCCCGAAAGACCCCGTATCGATCCTCCAGAAACTCCGCTCCCGTGGCCAGATGATGGACGAAGCGGCGGACGCCATCGAGGATCGGTGGCGGCGGCCGTCGCTCAGTTCACACATGGTGAGCGTGGTCAAACACGAGGATACCGTCATCGACCGCGCCCGGGACCTCATCCGTGATGCCGAGAGTTTCATCCAACTCTCGGTGACCGTCGAGCAGTTCGAAGCGCTTACGAACGCGTTGCAGGACGCACGCAAACGCGATGTCGTGGTGCGGGCCACCGTGTATCCCGACGGTGGGTCCGACGACTGGCTCACGGCTATCGACCTCGAAAAAACCCTCTCGGAGCTTCGAGTGTGTCATATTCCGGCCTTCCTGACCATCGTCGATCGCACGATGACGTGTTTCACGCCGAACGACTGGGCGAACCGACCGTTCGGCGTCCTCATCGACGATTACATCCTCTCGTTCATCTTCCACTGGTACTTTCAGACCTGTCTGTGGTCCCTCTGGGACACCGTGTACGTCGATTCGGACGTCGCACGCGTTTACATGACCCTAGAGGAGTTCGTCCGTGACGCCGTCGCCCTCCAAGCCGACGGCGCACGCATTACCGCTACCGTCCACGGGTTCTGGATCGATCGTAACGAGGACTGCGAGATCACCGGCCTCGTCACGGACATATTGTATCCCACCGTACATCGCTCGTCGACGCGTCCGTCGTACGATGAACTGGCGGGATTCGTCCGAGTCCAGATGGCGAACGAGGACGGAACGTACAGCATCGGGAGTTGGGGTGCCGTCTACGAGGATATCGAGGCGGTCCGGATCGTGCTGGAGGACATCGATTACACCTCGTCTTGGGACGGAATTCCCGGACGGTAGTGAGTGTCGAAATTTCTCGGATCTCTCGACCCGCATCCGTGGTCACGTAGTGACCCGAGGACCTTCGTCGGATGGATGTTCGGGATCGAACTCGGTGTACGCGACGAACTCGATGTACACGGGCGACGATAATCCAAGAAAAGGTTATTAACAGGTCACACAAAAATATAGCTCATGGCGGAGCAAGAAGAAAGCCATTCACCACCAGAGACATCGGTCTCGACAGCAGAGCGAGTCACGGATCTCATCGGTCGGATGACTCTCGAAGAAAAAGTCGGACAGCTCACTGGATCGTACGTCGGGACGCTCGACGATGGGCCACACGGAATCGAAGACGTCATCGACGAAATCGGGACACATCACGTCGGTGCCGTCGCGCCGTTCGGTTGGGGCGGTTCCCCAAACGAACACGCTTCGGAGGCCATCGAAGCCGCGAACGAACTCCAACGGCACGCCATGGAGAACACGCGGCTCGGAATCCCGCTCCTCTTCGGTGCCGACGCTATCCACGGCCACGCCTACATCAAGGAGGCGACGGTGTTCCTGAACAACCTCGGTCTCGCGGCAACGTGGGACGACGACCTCGCCGAACGCGTCGCCACCGTAACGAGAACGGAGATGCGGGCGACGGGCGCCGCGCAGAATTATTCCCCGACCTGTGACGTGGCACGGGACCAGCGATGGGGCCGAGTCGGGGAGACGTTCGGCGAGAGCCCATATCTCGTCGGCAAGTTCGCCGCGAGCAAGGTACGGGGATACCAAGGAGATGGTCCGAGCCCCGAAACCGTCGCGGCGACGGCCAAGCATTTCCCGGCATACGGTGCCCCGACTCGCGGCGAAGACGCCGCGCCGGTCGAGATATCAACGAAGACGCTTCACGACGTGTTTCTTCCCCCGTTCGAGGAAGCGTTGGATGCCGACGTCGCATCGGTCATGCCGTGTTACAACTCCATCGACGGGGAACCGGTTCACGGCTCCCAGCGCTACCTGCTGGAACTTCTCGGCGAAGGGTTGGGATTCGATGGACTCCTCGTCTCCGATTGGGGCGGGGT
Encoded proteins:
- a CDS encoding TrmB family transcriptional regulator, with amino-acid sequence MDDDRLREALEEAELTAYQSDAYVTLLEQGMASAVEVAHQCSVPVSQIYDVLRALEQKGYIETLEQDTLHARPKDPVSILQKLRSRGQMMDEAADAIEDRWRRPSLSSHMVSVVKHEDTVIDRARDLIRDAESFIQLSVTVEQFEALTNALQDARKRDVVVRATVYPDGGSDDWLTAIDLEKTLSELRVCHIPAFLTIVDRTMTCFTPNDWANRPFGVLIDDYILSFIFHWYFQTCLWSLWDTVYVDSDVARVYMTLEEFVRDAVALQADGARITATVHGFWIDRNEDCEITGLVTDILYPTVHRSSTRPSYDELAGFVRVQMANEDGTYSIGSWGAVYEDIEAVRIVLEDIDYTSSWDGIPGR
- a CDS encoding glycoside hydrolase family 3 protein, encoding MTLEEKVGQLTGSYVGTLDDGPHGIEDVIDEIGTHHVGAVAPFGWGGSPNEHASEAIEAANELQRHAMENTRLGIPLLFGADAIHGHAYIKEATVFLNNLGLAATWDDDLAERVATVTRTEMRATGAAQNYSPTCDVARDQRWGRVGETFGESPYLVGKFAASKVRGYQGDGPSPETVAATAKHFPAYGAPTRGEDAAPVEISTKTLHDVFLPPFEEALDADVASVMPCYNSIDGEPVHGSQRYLLELLGEGLGFDGLLVSDWGGVDQLHAEHRTAGSPIEAALQTRLAGLDIASVAGTDHAEHVLELVEEGELSEDLIDESVERILTTKFRLGLFEDPYVDPETAEDLLGSPEHQRVAREAVEKSLTLLQNDDDLLPLSDDIGEVFVGGPNADEIVHQLGGWSSNDPDGVPGTTVLEGIRDTVGEDVTVTHERGSGINEPADIDAAARAAANADDRRPRARRGLVSPRVRTDDGYQERDWGVPDSVAVVAPGVTA
- a CDS encoding ABC transporter substrate-binding protein, producing the protein MANQVPQNIQWNISNPSSAAQISHYYLFDAFAKYNYAKSKLVPYGITDWEFGDNTFKLTLRDGLTWANGDDVTADDIVTQLKLGMYTGSGYGDYTKSVEAKDDKTVVMHLENQVNKSIVKFQVLSDNQIRQPKSVFGKYVDKIEKNEKDGTRALQDFAWKEPIASGPFEFKQATTQELVLTRRDDHPDSKNINFKTYAFRYINGNEQAHQSMIANQLDSVYSMFTPPRIVNQLPKNWQQVKTPANWGYGLVPQMDHKHTGDRAVRQAIAYVINRDAVVKNAAPESKQAPKYSIGIPSGDQERILGDSASKFETYGQASSETDKAAKVLKKAGYKKQGGKWHDSDGDVVNLPVQVPSDWTDWVTAAQTIVDQLKSFGFKSSVDSRSYGTLSGQVWANGDFVLASGSWLPGGAQASFPYFSLRYQLLENSGYTYNYPPANQSRGGKHADAKVPSRTGSGKMTINPAKRLQELSQATDEKKINEIILDLAWVTNQDLPILAVAEKQDQSFLSRDHWEVPEDGSDIEQVKWPESWAVRFGKNNYKP